The Leptospira sp. WS39.C2 genome contains a region encoding:
- a CDS encoding sodium:solute symporter, with amino-acid sequence MFWDLFVLVFYFIAVFYFGFHFAKNTQKEDDFYLAKKEIHWVFLLISLVATETSSLTFLSIPSLSYKGDFRFLEIAIGYIFGRTIVALYLLPSYFSGNTISVYEYVGNRFGKSPQKTLSFVFTISRLLGDGIRLYVSSLPIAFLMERMGISISPEILGIFALSILSIVTIIYSVFGGFRAIVFTDVLQWVIYILGGIFALVLILNQFGFPQIQEQIQHLGTLGKWNVFVLDYVQTGDNSYFILFAIIGGAFISIGSHGTDLMLVQRVIATKNLLSGQKILIGSGIVVFFQFLLFLCIGSLLYVFYEGKSIPPDKVFSHFIINEVPSPFLGILVAAILASAMSTLSSTINSLSLTWARDWGMDKWFSPRVLSLFFGVLLFLASLIPYFLVDTWEKGILEMGLTIFSYTLGPSIAVFFLAKSKKDLPVSGLVFSLFFLLNILTTVGMGVFWKLSFTLLVPIGFGTLVGLVSLCKIIKKVDR; translated from the coding sequence ATGTTTTGGGATTTATTTGTTTTAGTTTTTTATTTTATAGCGGTTTTCTATTTTGGATTTCACTTTGCAAAGAATACACAAAAAGAAGATGATTTTTATTTAGCAAAAAAAGAAATCCATTGGGTATTTCTTTTGATCTCATTAGTTGCCACAGAAACTTCCAGTTTAACATTTTTAAGTATTCCTTCCTTATCATATAAAGGTGATTTTCGATTTTTGGAAATTGCTATCGGATATATTTTTGGGAGAACTATCGTAGCATTGTATCTTTTACCTTCTTATTTTTCAGGAAATACAATTTCTGTTTATGAATATGTAGGAAATCGATTTGGAAAATCTCCACAAAAAACTCTTTCCTTTGTATTTACCATCTCGAGATTATTAGGTGATGGGATTCGTTTGTATGTAAGTTCCCTTCCCATCGCATTTCTTATGGAACGGATGGGAATTTCGATTTCACCTGAAATTTTAGGAATTTTTGCACTTTCCATATTAAGTATTGTTACAATCATTTATTCAGTGTTTGGTGGATTCAGAGCTATTGTATTTACGGATGTTTTACAATGGGTCATCTATATTTTGGGTGGGATATTTGCTCTTGTTTTAATTTTAAATCAATTTGGTTTTCCTCAAATCCAGGAACAGATCCAACATTTAGGAACATTAGGAAAGTGGAATGTTTTTGTATTAGATTACGTCCAAACAGGTGATAATAGTTATTTTATCCTTTTTGCTATCATTGGAGGAGCTTTCATTTCCATAGGTTCGCATGGAACCGATTTGATGTTAGTCCAAAGAGTCATCGCCACAAAAAATTTACTCTCTGGACAAAAGATATTAATTGGAAGTGGTATCGTTGTATTCTTTCAATTTTTACTTTTTTTATGCATTGGTTCACTCTTGTATGTGTTTTATGAAGGCAAATCAATTCCACCTGACAAAGTTTTTAGTCATTTTATCATAAATGAAGTTCCGTCTCCATTCCTTGGGATCCTTGTAGCAGCCATCCTTGCTAGTGCGATGTCTACTTTAAGTTCCACCATCAATTCCTTGTCTCTCACTTGGGCCAGAGATTGGGGAATGGACAAATGGTTTAGCCCTAGAGTTTTGTCTTTGTTTTTTGGAGTCCTCCTCTTTTTGGCAAGCCTCATCCCTTATTTCCTTGTGGACACTTGGGAAAAGGGAATCCTCGAGATGGGACTCACCATTTTTTCCTACACACTTGGTCCATCAATCGCCGTATTTTTCCTTGCAAAAAGTAAAAAAGACCTTCCTGTTTCGGGTCTGGTTTTTTCTCTATTTTTCCTT
- a CDS encoding CBS domain-containing protein codes for MFFWIHDGRISPNPPAVQPNRVPMVHPSSQPMATEIGDGGSQSPPTGSFLHRNPGDAYKESSLPQEKLVFFLHEIMTSPVFTKMENEPISDCLDSMLEKGIRHLPITNQLGQLVGFVSDRDLLDKHKSYERKNPVSDVMIKRVLVGTPGAEIRQVTKVLLEERIGCLPIVNDDNIPIGIITRSDLLRLLLKYPNLSLMV; via the coding sequence ATGTTCTTTTGGATCCATGATGGCCGAATTTCCCCAAATCCACCTGCTGTACAACCAAATCGAGTGCCTATGGTGCACCCAAGTTCGCAACCAATGGCTACAGAAATTGGCGATGGAGGTTCCCAAAGCCCTCCGACAGGCTCTTTCCTCCACAGAAATCCTGGCGACGCATACAAGGAGTCTTCCCTTCCACAAGAAAAACTGGTGTTTTTCCTGCATGAAATCATGACAAGTCCCGTTTTCACAAAAATGGAAAACGAACCCATTTCCGATTGTCTTGATTCTATGTTGGAAAAAGGGATCCGCCACCTCCCCATCACAAACCAATTGGGACAACTTGTTGGATTTGTATCTGATAGAGACCTACTTGATAAACATAAGTCTTATGAAAGGAAAAATCCAGTTTCGGATGTGATGATCAAACGTGTATTAGTTGGAACTCCAGGTGCAGAAATCAGACAAGTAACAAAGGTGTTATTGGAAGAAAGAATTGGTTGTTTGCCCATCGTAAATGACGATAATATACCTATTGGAATCATCACTAGATCCGATTTACTTCGCCTTCTTTTGAAATATCCCAATTTGAGTTTAATGGTTTAA
- a CDS encoding long-chain fatty acid--CoA ligase, whose translation MNQNYQILYQALETVANTFPNKISFRKRKSATEFPGISFGELKEFVDHLTLGFIGLGVEVGDRIGFFCDASVNWLRTDLSILTAGAVVVPRGTDIVKEEILYILNHSEAKFLVVQKPKDKKRIEDLLAELPHLKQIFVLENDQGELITGPNSIVSLVESGKEIWNKNGKQNLDNRIKQIDPDSLATLIYTSGTTGNPKGVMLSQKGWITAIQNTISRLDMNSNDNAVSLLPPWHAFERAIEYAGIFLGLDFLISNMTSLKDDLRDFRPTIFPSVPRIWESVYNGIMTKVAKEGGFKEKLFHFFLNVGSTWAKYNAMFMGYEFEIQKPNFIVSLCKRSYALVILIFLSPLKLLSIKIFSTIHKALGGRIRICISAGSALPSVVDGFLSAIGLKVLEGYGMTETSAVVSIRSNSKPTKGTVGIPIDGYQIRLKDETGKILTKTGEKGTLWIKSKQILKGYYKRPELNQVVFDADGFFDTGDLMMISHRKELVFAGRSKDTIALIGGENVEPIPIEDKLLTSAFIDQVMVVGHDKKTLAALIVPNFEAVESKIPGISKDKAAEWNNNPKVRELFRSEISKIISKDNGFKSFEMIPANNFYVVPRPFDPDVEMTRTLKMKRNIISDVFSKQIEGIYQ comes from the coding sequence ATGAACCAGAACTACCAAATCCTATACCAAGCATTGGAAACCGTTGCAAACACCTTCCCAAATAAAATATCGTTTCGGAAACGGAAGTCGGCTACCGAGTTCCCTGGGATCAGTTTTGGAGAATTGAAAGAGTTTGTCGATCACTTGACATTGGGATTTATCGGACTGGGTGTTGAGGTTGGAGATCGGATCGGATTTTTTTGTGATGCGTCTGTCAATTGGCTTCGCACAGACCTTTCCATATTAACCGCAGGAGCTGTAGTTGTCCCTCGTGGTACAGACATTGTAAAAGAAGAAATTTTATACATCTTAAACCATTCAGAAGCAAAATTCTTAGTTGTTCAAAAACCTAAAGATAAAAAAAGAATTGAAGATCTGTTAGCTGAGCTTCCTCACCTAAAACAAATTTTTGTTTTAGAAAATGATCAAGGTGAATTGATCACAGGACCAAATTCAATTGTTTCACTTGTTGAATCAGGGAAAGAAATTTGGAATAAAAATGGAAAACAAAATTTAGATAACCGAATCAAACAAATTGATCCAGATTCTTTAGCAACTCTCATTTATACTTCCGGAACCACAGGAAATCCCAAAGGTGTTATGTTATCCCAAAAAGGTTGGATCACCGCCATTCAGAATACCATTTCTCGTTTGGATATGAATTCTAATGACAATGCAGTGAGTTTATTACCTCCTTGGCATGCTTTTGAACGGGCCATTGAATATGCGGGAATTTTTCTTGGTTTGGACTTTCTCATTTCCAATATGACAAGTTTGAAAGATGACTTACGCGATTTTCGCCCGACCATTTTTCCATCAGTTCCTAGGATTTGGGAATCGGTATACAATGGGATTATGACTAAGGTAGCTAAAGAAGGTGGATTCAAAGAAAAATTATTCCACTTTTTCTTAAACGTAGGTTCTACTTGGGCGAAATACAACGCAATGTTTATGGGATATGAATTTGAAATTCAAAAACCAAACTTCATAGTTTCTCTATGCAAACGAAGTTATGCGTTGGTGATTTTAATATTCCTCTCTCCACTTAAACTATTAAGTATTAAAATATTTTCTACAATTCATAAAGCGCTTGGGGGAAGAATTCGCATTTGTATTTCGGCTGGTTCTGCTTTACCGAGTGTAGTTGATGGATTTTTATCTGCCATTGGTTTAAAGGTACTAGAAGGTTACGGGATGACAGAAACATCCGCAGTTGTTTCCATTCGTTCCAATTCAAAACCCACAAAAGGAACTGTTGGGATTCCAATCGATGGTTATCAAATTCGCTTAAAAGATGAAACGGGAAAAATCCTTACGAAAACTGGCGAAAAAGGCACTTTATGGATCAAATCCAAACAAATCTTAAAGGGATATTATAAAAGACCTGAACTCAACCAAGTTGTTTTTGATGCAGATGGATTTTTTGACACCGGTGATTTGATGATGATATCCCATCGAAAAGAACTAGTGTTTGCTGGTAGATCGAAAGATACAATTGCCCTAATTGGTGGTGAAAACGTAGAACCAATCCCAATTGAGGATAAACTTTTAACATCAGCCTTCATTGACCAAGTGATGGTTGTTGGGCACGACAAAAAAACATTGGCTGCTCTTATTGTTCCAAATTTTGAAGCTGTCGAATCTAAAATACCAGGAATTTCCAAAGACAAAGCAGCGGAATGGAATAACAATCCTAAAGTAAGAGAATTATTCCGATCAGAAATATCCAAAATTATTTCTAAAGATAATGGATTTAAATCTTTTGAAATGATTCCAGCTAACAATTTCTATGTGGTTCCAAGACCTTTTGACCCGGATGTTGAAATGACACGAACTCTTAAAATGAAAAGAAACATCATATCAGATGTTTTTTCAAAACAAATTGAAGGAATTTACCAATGA